One region of Sulfuriroseicoccus oceanibius genomic DNA includes:
- a CDS encoding single-stranded DNA-binding protein, translating into MANVNKVILIGNVTRDPEVRHTPKGTAVCDLGLAVNRVSSSDGGDRREETTFVDVTMWGRQAELAGQYLAKGRPVYIEGRLQMDTWQDKNTGQNRSKLKVVGENMQFIGSRGDSAGGGGGYSGGGGGGGYSSGGSGGGGNYGGGGGRSSGGNYGDSGGSSSMDDDGDIPF; encoded by the coding sequence ATGGCAAATGTAAACAAAGTGATTTTGATCGGGAACGTGACGCGCGATCCTGAAGTGCGCCACACCCCGAAGGGAACCGCAGTGTGTGATTTGGGCTTGGCTGTGAACCGCGTCAGTTCATCGGACGGCGGGGATCGCCGTGAGGAGACAACTTTCGTGGACGTGACCATGTGGGGCCGCCAGGCGGAACTCGCAGGCCAGTATCTCGCCAAAGGCCGTCCGGTTTACATCGAAGGACGTTTGCAGATGGACACCTGGCAGGACAAGAACACCGGTCAGAACCGCAGCAAGCTGAAGGTGGTTGGTGAGAACATGCAGTTCATCGGCAGTCGTGGTGACTCCGCTGGTGGCGGCGGCGGCTACAGTGGTGGCGGCGGCGGAGGTGGCTACAGCAGTGGTGGCAGTGGCGGTGGTGGAAACTACGGTGGTGGCGGTGGCCGCAGTTCCGGCGGTAACTACGGAGATTCCGGCGGATCGTCCTCGATGGACGACGATGGCGACATTCCGTTTTAA
- a CDS encoding acylphosphatase, with product MIARQVYYEGRVQGVGFRFSTKEIAKGFDVVGWVMNLPDGRVELQVAGEGEEVAAFLEEMTEGDLSGFIRGVDVHEIAVPDDLSGFEIRR from the coding sequence ATGATTGCGAGACAAGTGTATTACGAAGGCCGGGTGCAGGGAGTGGGGTTCCGCTTCTCGACCAAGGAGATTGCAAAAGGCTTTGATGTCGTTGGCTGGGTGATGAACCTGCCAGACGGTCGGGTGGAACTGCAAGTGGCGGGGGAGGGCGAGGAAGTCGCTGCATTCCTTGAGGAGATGACCGAGGGCGACTTGTCCGGGTTCATCCGTGGGGTGGATGTCCACGAGATTGCGGTGCCCGACGACTTGTCGGGCTTTGAGATCCGCCGCTAG
- a CDS encoding U32 family peptidase yields the protein MIHRSDLELLAPAGSWECARAAIANGADAIFFGLPKHNARLRADNFTEEDLPELMKFLHEHGAKGFITMNTLIFPAELEGAAEQLALLEASGVDGAIIQDLGLADLARKVAPSVELHASTQMSITSPEGLDFATGLLNLDRAVLARELSLDEIRRFTKVQGHTPLEIFVHGALCVAYSGQCLTSESLGQRSANRGECAQACRLPYEMVVDGKPLDLGERRYLLSPQDLAAVDLIPELIDAGVISFKIEGRLKSPEYVAAVTRVYRKAIDAHLDARTPRPDATDRYSLEMTFSRGLSTGWLEGTNHPRLTHGKFGKKRGVLIGSVAATGPGWVRIQRAPGQQEIPLQSGDGVVFDAGEDRNEEQGGRIWKTEGDRILFGKKHNKIVWKRVKPGQLIWKTSDPSLEQDIRKTWNDKVLDQQRTRTPLDWTVSGTAGAPLKLTDSATGLSVESDQPLEAARNRPLDHDVLHAQFERLGNTPFTLRKLDTKLEGELALPVSALNRMRRTMVTKLEEHTPEDAPQKAAATPLDAIAALSPEVHPPVTDQPSELSVLCRHPWQIDAALEAGVERIYVDYEDIRRMKDAVAQVRSANTGARIWLATPRIQKSGEQGYFKTLHRAEPDGILVRNLGGIEYFTKQSDTADLDTVGDFSLNVANQLTAKLLIESAGLDRVTVSYDLNADQSSQLIASAPPEWFEMTLHQHMPMFHMEHCAFCTFLSEGTSYKDCGRPCEKHVVQLRDRVGQLHTLQADVGCRNTLFNGRAQTGARYFNQFHRLGLRNYRIELLTESQVEAADTIAAYQALLERSANGESLWQDLGATEQLGVTEGTLTVLH from the coding sequence ATGATCCACCGCTCTGACCTCGAACTACTCGCTCCCGCCGGAAGCTGGGAGTGCGCCCGCGCCGCCATCGCCAACGGAGCCGACGCCATTTTCTTTGGTCTTCCCAAGCACAACGCACGGTTGAGGGCGGACAACTTCACTGAAGAGGATCTGCCGGAACTGATGAAGTTCCTCCACGAGCACGGCGCCAAAGGGTTCATTACAATGAACACCTTGATCTTCCCAGCGGAGCTCGAAGGCGCCGCTGAACAACTCGCATTGCTCGAAGCCAGCGGCGTGGACGGCGCCATCATTCAGGATCTGGGACTGGCCGATCTCGCCCGCAAGGTCGCCCCAAGCGTCGAACTACACGCGTCCACCCAGATGAGCATCACCTCGCCAGAGGGACTCGATTTTGCCACCGGCCTGCTCAACCTGGACCGTGCGGTGCTCGCCCGTGAACTCTCCCTCGACGAGATCCGCCGCTTCACCAAGGTCCAAGGCCACACCCCACTCGAGATCTTTGTTCACGGCGCGCTTTGCGTTGCCTATTCAGGCCAATGCCTCACCTCCGAAAGTCTCGGACAACGCAGCGCCAACCGCGGCGAATGCGCCCAGGCCTGCCGACTCCCCTACGAGATGGTCGTCGATGGCAAGCCGCTGGACCTCGGAGAGCGCCGCTACCTGCTCAGCCCGCAGGATCTCGCCGCCGTCGATCTCATCCCTGAGCTCATCGATGCCGGAGTCATCAGCTTCAAAATCGAAGGCCGACTCAAAAGCCCAGAATACGTCGCCGCGGTGACCCGCGTCTACCGCAAGGCCATCGACGCCCATCTCGATGCGCGCACCCCACGCCCTGATGCCACCGATCGTTATTCTCTCGAGATGACCTTCTCGCGTGGACTCTCCACCGGCTGGCTCGAGGGAACCAACCACCCACGCCTCACCCACGGGAAATTCGGCAAAAAGCGCGGTGTCCTGATCGGATCGGTCGCCGCCACGGGCCCTGGTTGGGTTCGCATCCAACGCGCCCCTGGCCAGCAAGAGATCCCCCTTCAATCGGGAGACGGCGTCGTTTTCGACGCCGGTGAGGATCGCAACGAAGAACAGGGAGGCCGCATCTGGAAAACCGAAGGCGACCGCATTCTCTTTGGCAAAAAGCACAACAAGATCGTCTGGAAGCGAGTCAAGCCCGGCCAACTGATCTGGAAGACCAGTGACCCATCACTGGAACAAGACATCCGCAAAACCTGGAACGACAAAGTTCTAGACCAACAACGCACCCGCACACCACTGGATTGGACCGTCAGCGGCACGGCAGGAGCACCGCTCAAACTGACGGACTCCGCCACCGGACTGTCCGTGGAAAGCGATCAGCCATTGGAGGCCGCCCGCAACCGCCCACTCGATCACGACGTTCTCCACGCTCAGTTCGAGCGCCTGGGCAACACACCATTCACGCTGCGCAAACTCGACACCAAGCTCGAGGGTGAGCTCGCATTACCGGTCAGTGCCCTCAACCGCATGCGCCGCACGATGGTCACCAAGCTCGAAGAGCACACCCCGGAAGACGCACCGCAAAAAGCCGCAGCGACTCCTCTCGACGCCATCGCCGCCCTCTCCCCTGAGGTTCATCCACCGGTCACAGACCAGCCAAGCGAACTCTCCGTGCTCTGCCGCCACCCGTGGCAGATCGATGCGGCTCTCGAAGCCGGCGTCGAACGCATCTACGTCGACTACGAAGACATCCGCCGGATGAAGGACGCCGTGGCCCAAGTCCGCAGCGCCAACACAGGCGCACGCATCTGGCTCGCCACACCACGCATCCAAAAAAGCGGCGAGCAAGGATACTTCAAAACCCTCCACCGCGCGGAGCCTGACGGCATTCTCGTTCGCAACCTCGGCGGGATCGAATACTTCACCAAGCAAAGCGACACAGCAGATCTCGATACCGTTGGCGATTTCTCACTCAACGTCGCCAACCAACTGACAGCGAAACTTCTCATCGAGTCCGCCGGGCTCGACCGGGTCACCGTGTCATATGACCTCAATGCGGATCAAAGCTCCCAGCTCATCGCATCGGCACCGCCCGAGTGGTTTGAAATGACACTTCACCAGCACATGCCCATGTTCCATATGGAGCACTGCGCGTTCTGCACCTTCCTCAGCGAAGGCACCAGTTATAAAGACTGCGGCCGCCCGTGTGAAAAGCACGTGGTGCAATTGCGCGACCGCGTGGGCCAACTGCACACACTTCAGGCAGACGTTGGTTGCCGCAACACACTCTTCAACGGCAGAGCCCAAACCGGAGCGCGCTACTTCAATCAGTTCCACCGCCTCGGGCTACGCAACTACCGCATCGAACTCCTGACAGAGTCCCAAGTAGAAGCGGCCGACACCATTGCCGCCTACCAAGCCCTGCTCGAACGCAGCGCCAACGGTGAATCACTGTGGCAAGACCTCGGCGCCACCGAACAACTCGGCGTCACCGAGGGCACGCTCACCGTGCTTCATTAA
- a CDS encoding cation:proton antiporter, protein MPIASLELTQLAQNPAVFLAAILALGVIAQWLAWRLELPSILLLLAFGIGAGRIFSPDDFIPNELLFPSVSLAVGIILFEGGLSLRLKEFKEAGRSVVNLCTIGVLVTWFLATIAAYFILDFDIRIALILGSILTVTGPTVVIPLLRHIKPRKRVDSVAKWEGIVIDPVGAVLAVLVLQAVLAANAAEAIHEAVTGLLITIGVGLGLAFAFGKLLEFALRRHLIPDFLHGTVFLGVAAVSFTLSNVIQHESGLVTVTALGVFLANRKQLSVKHVIEFKENLRVLLISGLFIVLAARIDIADFQTLGLPAVLFVGVLIVLIRPIAVAASTIGTRLNRKERTFLAGLAPRGIVAAAVTSLFAIDLVRATEQGILPESLAPQAESLVPLIFTVIIGTVTFYGFAAGIIARKTGLAVHNPQGILIAGVNDWVVQAGKALIEEGCQVLVIDTNYEKLAPARMAGISTQRASIVSEYIVEEMDLAGIGRLIAATPNDEVNSLAVQEFRHHYGSGNVFQLTPQDSASPERVSASSHLRGRNPFSGAPSVSQLNALCAKGAVIKKSAITDTFQISDFRARYGEDAIILFAVDDKGNISIHTDDAKLPDEGKLISLVIEE, encoded by the coding sequence ATGCCAATCGCATCACTCGAACTCACGCAGCTCGCCCAAAACCCAGCCGTCTTCCTCGCCGCCATCCTCGCGCTCGGAGTCATCGCCCAATGGCTTGCCTGGAGACTCGAACTGCCATCGATCCTGCTTTTGCTCGCATTTGGCATCGGCGCGGGACGCATCTTCTCCCCGGACGACTTCATCCCAAATGAGCTGCTGTTCCCATCAGTCTCGCTGGCGGTCGGAATCATCCTTTTCGAGGGCGGTCTCTCGCTGCGACTCAAAGAATTCAAGGAAGCCGGCAGATCGGTGGTCAACCTATGCACCATCGGCGTTCTCGTCACCTGGTTCCTCGCCACCATCGCCGCCTACTTCATTCTCGACTTCGATATTCGTATCGCGCTGATCCTCGGGTCCATCCTCACTGTGACCGGCCCCACGGTGGTCATCCCCTTGCTGCGCCACATCAAACCACGCAAGCGCGTCGACTCGGTCGCCAAGTGGGAAGGAATCGTCATCGACCCTGTTGGAGCCGTGCTCGCCGTGCTCGTGCTCCAGGCGGTACTCGCCGCCAACGCAGCAGAAGCCATCCACGAAGCCGTTACCGGATTGCTCATCACCATCGGAGTCGGACTCGGTCTCGCATTCGCCTTCGGCAAACTGCTCGAGTTTGCCCTGCGCCGCCACCTGATCCCGGACTTCCTCCACGGCACGGTATTCCTCGGGGTCGCCGCCGTTTCGTTCACGCTCTCCAATGTCATCCAGCACGAGTCCGGCCTCGTCACAGTCACGGCGCTCGGTGTGTTTCTCGCCAACCGCAAGCAGCTCTCCGTCAAACACGTCATCGAGTTCAAAGAGAACCTGCGCGTGCTTCTCATCTCAGGGCTCTTCATCGTACTGGCCGCCCGCATCGACATCGCAGACTTCCAGACGCTCGGCCTACCCGCGGTCTTGTTCGTAGGCGTTCTGATCGTCCTCATCCGCCCGATCGCCGTCGCTGCCTCCACCATCGGCACCCGCCTCAACCGCAAGGAACGTACATTTCTAGCAGGCCTTGCACCGCGGGGGATCGTCGCTGCCGCAGTGACGTCACTGTTTGCCATCGACTTGGTCCGAGCCACCGAACAGGGCATTTTGCCAGAAAGTCTGGCCCCACAGGCAGAGAGCCTGGTCCCACTCATCTTCACCGTCATCATCGGAACCGTCACTTTCTACGGCTTCGCTGCCGGCATCATCGCCCGGAAAACAGGACTGGCCGTGCACAACCCTCAAGGAATCCTCATCGCTGGAGTCAATGACTGGGTCGTCCAAGCTGGAAAGGCTCTCATCGAAGAAGGCTGCCAAGTACTGGTCATCGACACCAACTACGAAAAGCTCGCCCCGGCACGCATGGCTGGAATTTCCACCCAGCGAGCCAGCATCGTCTCCGAATACATCGTCGAGGAAATGGACCTGGCGGGCATCGGCCGCCTGATCGCCGCCACACCGAACGACGAGGTCAACTCCCTGGCAGTCCAGGAATTCCGCCACCACTACGGATCGGGCAATGTATTCCAACTCACCCCACAAGACAGCGCCTCTCCCGAGAGGGTGTCGGCATCAAGCCACCTGCGCGGCCGCAACCCGTTCTCCGGCGCCCCATCGGTATCCCAACTCAACGCGCTCTGCGCCAAAGGGGCCGTGATCAAAAAGTCCGCCATCACAGACACATTCCAGATCTCGGACTTCCGCGCCCGTTACGGAGAAGACGCAATCATTCTCTTCGCCGTCGATGACAAAGGCAACATCTCGATCCACACCGATGACGCCAAACTGCCGGACGAAGGAAAATTGATCAGTCTCGTGATCGAAGAGTGA
- a CDS encoding Tex family protein: MEAASRHVAAIAGELNIPDRQVSAVVALLAEGATVPFIARYRKEVTGSLDEVQITAVRDKLQLAVELDARREAILKSLDERKLLTDELKKQVAEAPTMARLEDVFAPYRPKRRTRAMAADEKGLTPLADWLVENLGNASADPEDEAKKFLSDKKDLEVPDTAAALHGARDIIAERVSDNAELRGAVRSLYEAEAVASSRVLTGKEESEEAAKFRDYFDWSAPLKSVPSHQMMAVRRGEKEGVLMLRIQIDADQGIALARRHFLENPQAASTPALEQVELAIADGCKRLLFPSMETEMRLNSKKSADEVAIGVFADNLRELLMGSPLGQKKVLAIDPGYRTGCKVVCLDAQGKLLHNDLIFVVGNKTQLADSAAKLQALVDQFQPEAIAIGNGTASRETETFVRKLKLPKSITVVVVNESGASVYSASEAAREEFPDYDITVRGSVSIGRRLMDPLAELVKIDPKSIGVGQYQHDVNQTLLRKSLDDTVVSCVNAVGVEVNTASKQLLSYVSGLNKTLAENIVSFRDANGAFTSRAQLKEVSRFGDKAFEQAAGFLRVRGGEHPLDASAVHPERYALVEKMAADLGVGLADLIGNSELCGRIKLADYVSDEVGLPTLEDIVAELAKPGRDPRAQFEAFSFTEGVEKITDLTVGMKLPGIVTNVTAFGAFVDIGVHQDGLVHISQLADKFVSDPAEVVKVQQKVQVTVMEVDVERKRIGLSMKANPEGDGGQRRERGQRRGEGGERRGGGQRRGGDRRGGGQRRGGDRRGNAPRGGVGGLTGDWFSEAVAKGKKGK, translated from the coding sequence ATGGAAGCTGCAAGCCGCCACGTCGCCGCCATCGCCGGTGAACTGAATATTCCGGACCGCCAGGTGAGCGCGGTCGTCGCGCTCCTCGCCGAAGGAGCAACCGTTCCATTCATCGCTCGTTACCGCAAGGAAGTGACAGGCAGCTTGGATGAAGTGCAGATCACCGCAGTGCGTGACAAGTTGCAGTTGGCTGTGGAACTCGATGCCCGCCGTGAAGCGATCCTCAAGTCGCTCGACGAGCGCAAGCTTCTCACCGACGAACTGAAGAAGCAGGTGGCGGAGGCTCCGACCATGGCTCGATTGGAGGACGTGTTCGCTCCATACCGACCGAAGCGCCGCACCCGTGCGATGGCTGCGGATGAGAAGGGGCTGACCCCGCTCGCCGACTGGCTGGTGGAGAATCTGGGCAATGCATCGGCAGACCCTGAGGACGAGGCTAAAAAGTTCCTCTCCGACAAGAAGGATCTCGAAGTGCCGGACACCGCCGCGGCATTGCATGGCGCCCGCGACATCATCGCCGAGCGAGTCAGCGACAATGCCGAGCTGCGTGGTGCCGTGCGTTCGCTCTACGAAGCGGAGGCCGTGGCGTCGTCGCGCGTGCTGACCGGCAAGGAAGAGAGCGAGGAAGCAGCCAAGTTCCGCGATTACTTTGACTGGAGTGCTCCGCTTAAGTCGGTGCCATCGCATCAGATGATGGCGGTGCGCCGTGGCGAGAAGGAAGGCGTGCTCATGTTGCGCATTCAGATCGACGCCGACCAGGGGATTGCTTTGGCGCGTCGTCACTTCCTAGAGAACCCACAAGCTGCCAGCACACCGGCGCTCGAGCAGGTGGAACTGGCAATTGCTGATGGTTGCAAACGTTTGCTCTTCCCGTCGATGGAGACCGAGATGCGCCTGAATTCCAAGAAGTCCGCTGATGAAGTGGCGATTGGTGTGTTTGCCGACAACTTGCGCGAGCTCTTGATGGGCTCGCCGCTCGGTCAGAAGAAGGTGCTCGCGATTGACCCGGGATACCGCACCGGCTGCAAGGTCGTGTGCCTCGATGCCCAGGGCAAGTTGCTGCACAACGACTTGATCTTTGTGGTGGGGAACAAAACCCAGCTCGCCGATAGTGCTGCCAAGCTCCAGGCTTTGGTTGATCAGTTCCAGCCGGAAGCGATCGCCATTGGAAATGGCACCGCCAGCCGCGAGACCGAGACGTTTGTGCGCAAGCTCAAGCTGCCTAAGAGCATCACCGTGGTGGTGGTGAACGAGAGCGGGGCGTCCGTGTACTCCGCGTCGGAGGCGGCCCGTGAAGAATTCCCAGATTACGACATCACCGTGCGTGGCAGTGTTTCGATCGGGCGCCGCCTGATGGACCCGCTTGCGGAGTTGGTCAAGATCGATCCGAAGTCCATCGGTGTCGGCCAGTACCAGCATGACGTGAACCAGACCCTTTTGCGCAAGAGCCTGGACGATACCGTCGTCAGCTGCGTGAACGCCGTTGGTGTGGAAGTTAACACAGCGAGCAAGCAGTTGCTCAGCTATGTGTCGGGCTTGAACAAGACTCTGGCGGAGAACATTGTGAGCTTCCGCGACGCAAACGGAGCGTTCACATCGCGCGCCCAGCTCAAAGAGGTTTCGCGTTTTGGTGACAAAGCATTCGAACAGGCTGCCGGCTTCCTTCGTGTGCGCGGCGGTGAGCACCCGCTCGACGCGAGTGCCGTCCACCCGGAGCGCTATGCATTGGTTGAGAAAATGGCCGCGGACCTCGGGGTTGGTCTGGCTGATCTGATCGGTAACTCAGAGCTCTGCGGGCGGATCAAGCTGGCGGACTACGTTAGCGACGAAGTGGGCTTGCCGACCTTGGAAGACATCGTGGCAGAACTGGCGAAGCCGGGCCGCGACCCGCGTGCTCAGTTTGAGGCGTTCTCCTTCACCGAAGGTGTGGAGAAGATCACTGACCTGACCGTCGGGATGAAACTGCCGGGCATCGTGACCAACGTTACCGCCTTTGGTGCGTTCGTGGACATCGGTGTGCATCAGGACGGCTTGGTTCACATCAGCCAGCTTGCGGACAAGTTCGTTAGCGATCCGGCCGAGGTGGTCAAGGTTCAGCAGAAGGTTCAAGTGACCGTGATGGAAGTGGATGTGGAGCGCAAGCGCATCGGGCTTTCCATGAAGGCCAATCCGGAAGGTGACGGAGGTCAGCGCCGTGAGCGTGGCCAGCGTCGTGGAGAAGGAGGCGAACGCCGTGGTGGCGGTCAGCGTCGTGGCGGAGATCGCCGTGGCGGAGGTCAGCGCCGTGGTGGTGACCGTCGGGGCAACGCGCCACGTGGTGGTGTCGGTGGCTTGACCGGTGACTGGTTCAGCGAAGCGGTAGCCAAAGGCAAGAAGGGCAAGTAA
- a CDS encoding ATP-binding protein: MSSSSSSDPCRTLLVDGDFDSPAKFSKVMADVGFDVDRCGMPADGVAAFDRHELVVLMIKEESVARSAQHFMTWLRNHEDTEREPMVVAVGAKEVIRPFAKLGARVLDADLDPSVIRIQLEGIREAVQSSRGGSRRGGFWSRWFSKSEEPAPLAEAEEESEKEREVASLRPSKAGSAKSAAKLPDLKRASEAVAKSGEPERKVSKTEGAANEAVKPVDAKVTSPAERPAAPTVAKPLAKPGAPVFNKPLVAGEDAVAEKSAEPVATKGDEGAAKAAEKPAKVNGDPFLEQLAKADRQMHQTAAPVKPEGKGVAVDKSGATEKGATEKKSVAADAKNKAQAPAKPAGAKSPPVIKGSSIMGSRTAAKEAKKDVNLSKASAAPAKGKTSRLGELEMALDSEIVARKKAEDRAKGLEQQLERKTKELVGLVDSLSTVAVAGSPMAPPPKPGDSAEVAKHSSYPMPVDALLEDVLKSTVDGDGSLDLSALLERQLERYLKTCPEAARSAVEFDLPDEPMLVDVRAGFPLLEVMSECLANAAEHGLKMGEKEGVVRVQFTVLPDEGIVEICDTGEALPKGFDLDKVKHGGLSRVKALVAGMGGKITMSANSETRCQINLPGSTLRRPKRG, translated from the coding sequence ATGTCTTCCTCTAGTTCATCTGATCCTTGCCGTACTCTGTTAGTGGATGGTGATTTCGATTCACCGGCCAAGTTCAGCAAAGTGATGGCTGACGTTGGGTTTGATGTGGATCGTTGTGGCATGCCGGCGGACGGAGTGGCGGCTTTTGATCGTCACGAGTTGGTTGTGTTGATGATCAAGGAGGAGTCGGTGGCGCGCTCGGCACAGCATTTCATGACCTGGTTGCGCAACCATGAGGACACGGAGCGCGAGCCGATGGTGGTAGCCGTGGGCGCCAAGGAGGTGATCCGGCCATTTGCGAAGTTGGGGGCGCGTGTTCTTGATGCGGATTTGGATCCATCGGTGATTCGGATCCAGCTTGAGGGGATTCGGGAGGCTGTGCAGTCGTCTCGTGGCGGATCTCGGCGTGGTGGGTTTTGGTCGCGCTGGTTTTCCAAGTCGGAGGAGCCGGCTCCTCTGGCCGAGGCCGAAGAAGAGAGCGAGAAAGAAAGAGAGGTGGCTAGTCTGCGACCAAGCAAGGCTGGGAGTGCCAAGTCTGCGGCCAAACTGCCTGACCTGAAGCGGGCGTCCGAGGCTGTGGCGAAGTCTGGTGAACCGGAGCGCAAGGTTTCGAAGACGGAGGGTGCGGCCAATGAGGCGGTCAAACCCGTGGATGCCAAAGTGACGAGTCCGGCTGAGAGACCAGCGGCACCAACGGTTGCCAAACCGCTCGCCAAACCTGGGGCTCCGGTTTTTAACAAACCTCTGGTTGCGGGCGAAGATGCAGTTGCGGAGAAGTCTGCGGAGCCGGTTGCGACGAAAGGCGATGAGGGGGCGGCGAAGGCTGCTGAAAAGCCAGCCAAGGTGAACGGTGATCCATTCCTTGAGCAGTTGGCAAAAGCGGATCGCCAAATGCACCAGACGGCTGCCCCAGTGAAGCCGGAAGGTAAGGGCGTTGCTGTTGATAAGTCTGGTGCGACGGAGAAGGGTGCGACGGAAAAGAAGTCGGTGGCAGCTGATGCGAAGAACAAAGCACAGGCGCCGGCAAAGCCAGCAGGAGCGAAGTCTCCTCCGGTCATCAAGGGGAGCTCGATTATGGGTAGCCGCACCGCGGCTAAAGAGGCGAAGAAAGATGTTAATCTTTCCAAGGCCAGCGCCGCTCCGGCTAAGGGAAAGACCTCGCGTTTGGGGGAGCTTGAGATGGCTCTGGACTCTGAAATTGTCGCGCGCAAGAAGGCGGAAGATCGCGCCAAGGGACTGGAGCAGCAGTTGGAGCGCAAGACCAAGGAGCTGGTCGGTTTGGTCGATTCGCTTTCTACCGTCGCCGTTGCGGGTTCGCCAATGGCACCTCCGCCGAAGCCGGGAGACTCCGCTGAGGTCGCGAAGCATTCCAGTTATCCAATGCCGGTCGATGCGTTGTTGGAGGATGTGCTGAAATCCACCGTGGATGGTGATGGGAGCCTTGATTTGTCTGCTTTGCTCGAGCGTCAGCTTGAGCGCTACCTGAAGACTTGCCCGGAGGCTGCGCGCAGTGCGGTCGAGTTTGATCTGCCGGATGAGCCTATGCTCGTCGACGTGCGTGCGGGCTTCCCGTTGCTCGAGGTGATGAGCGAGTGCTTGGCGAATGCTGCGGAGCACGGCCTGAAGATGGGTGAGAAGGAAGGTGTCGTGCGCGTTCAGTTCACGGTCTTGCCCGATGAGGGGATCGTGGAGATTTGCGACACCGGTGAAGCGCTGCCGAAGGGGTTTGACCTGGACAAAGTGAAGCACGGTGGCTTGTCCCGCGTGAAAGCGCTGGTTGCGGGGATGGGCGGAAAGATCACGATGAGCGCCAATTCCGAGACCCGTTGCCAAATCAACCTGCCAGGCTCGACACTTCGCCGACCGAAGCGAGGATGA